The Lysinibacillus irui sequence AAAACGGAACACCTGCAAACGGAGCGTTTTCATCAACCTTCTCAATGGCTTTATCAGCCTGCTCTTCTAACACACTAACTACCGCATTAATGGATGGGTTTACTTTCTTTATCCCTTCTAACGCTAGCTTTTTTAGCTCCTGTGGTGTTACTTTCTTTGATTTAACTAGTTCGGCTAACCCCAAGCCATCATATGATGCATACTCTTGTAAATTCATATCATCACCTCGTATAGTAGTAATCTTACAACTATAATGTACTGAATATTCTAAGTATTTAACATTACCCGAAAGGATAATTCTCCTCAAAGTAGAATATAAAAGCATAAGAGAGAAACGAGGTGTTTTCATGTTTTACGAAAATGATGTAGAAAACATTCTTAAAGCTAGCTATCATATTTCAAATATGAATGTTAAACAAAGTAATGAAGGCTTTAAAAGAGAACTGTTGCAAACGTTAAGTCAGCATCTCGACTATCACCATATGCTTTTTTGGGAACTATCAAATAACGAATTAAGTGCCCCAGTGCTTTTTAATATAGAAGGTCATACGATTAATGATTACTTACAAAGCTATAAACACCTTGATCCATTACACCCTCAAAATATAAATTCACAGCATTCCATTCACCTAATGACCAAGAATGAAATTATGTGCCCACAAAAACAAACACACTATAAAGAAGTCTTTTTAAAAGAAAATCGCTATGAAGATGAAATGGCTATGTATTTAAAGGTAGACAATAAACCCGTAGCAGTTATCGGCTTTTTAAGAAAATTGG is a genomic window containing:
- a CDS encoding response regulator transcription factor, with the translated sequence MFYENDVENILKASYHISNMNVKQSNEGFKRELLQTLSQHLDYHHMLFWELSNNELSAPVLFNIEGHTINDYLQSYKHLDPLHPQNINSQHSIHLMTKNEIMCPQKQTHYKEVFLKENRYEDEMAMYLKVDNKPVAVIGFLRKLGEKLFNEKDMLKLVYLKRNIENMYSLHHYSQPSILFEMTERERDVLNFVFKGLKNGEIAQQLFVSENTIKKHLQNLYRKFQVTNRTQLLAKCLKYIDHV